Proteins encoded within one genomic window of Mycolicibacterium aubagnense:
- a CDS encoding class I SAM-dependent methyltransferase, which yields MNRWAAKRLVTTRKRATLARSVRLLGEFRFEQTDPARFYGALAADTVALVDGLWRDLNGTTPVGTTVLDVGGGPGYFATEFSGAGMTYIGVEPDEAEAHAGAAMAAPSSTSPAAQPDGAGTFVRASGMALPFADDSVDICLSSNVAEHVREPWLMGREMLRVTRPGGLVILSYTVWLGPFGGHEMGLTHYLGGRRAAEMYTRKHGHRPKNDYGSSLFAVSAAAGLQWARSTGALVAAFPRYHPRWAWRATSVPLLQEFLTSNLVLVLQPT from the coding sequence GTGAATCGCTGGGCAGCCAAACGACTGGTCACCACGCGCAAGCGGGCCACACTTGCCCGCTCGGTCCGACTGCTCGGCGAGTTCCGTTTCGAGCAGACCGACCCGGCGCGCTTCTACGGTGCGCTCGCGGCGGACACCGTGGCTCTGGTGGACGGCCTGTGGCGCGACCTCAATGGGACCACCCCCGTGGGCACGACCGTGCTCGACGTCGGTGGCGGCCCCGGCTACTTCGCCACCGAATTCTCGGGCGCCGGAATGACGTATATCGGTGTCGAGCCCGATGAGGCCGAGGCGCATGCCGGAGCCGCTATGGCGGCTCCATCCAGCACGAGTCCCGCCGCACAGCCCGACGGCGCCGGCACCTTCGTCCGCGCCTCCGGCATGGCGCTGCCGTTCGCCGACGACAGCGTCGACATCTGCCTGTCGTCGAATGTCGCCGAACACGTCCGCGAACCATGGCTGATGGGCCGGGAGATGCTGCGGGTCACCCGGCCGGGTGGGCTGGTGATCCTGTCGTACACCGTGTGGCTGGGCCCCTTCGGCGGACACGAGATGGGACTGACGCACTACCTCGGCGGCCGGCGGGCGGCCGAGATGTACACCCGCAAACACGGCCACCGGCCGAAGAACGACTACGGATCGTCGTTGTTCGCGGTGTCGGCTGCAGCGGGCCTGCAGTGGGCCCGCAGTACCGGCGCACTGGTCGCCGCATTCCCCCGCTACCACCCGCGATGGGCCTGGCGCGCGACGTCTGTACCGCTGTTACAGGAGTTTTTGACGAGCAACTTGGTGTTGGTCCTCCAGCCGACCTGA
- a CDS encoding glycosyltransferase family 4 protein, translating to MPDHPQQSAGSRDEIRSVLLLCWRDTGHPQGGGSETYLQRIGAQLAEAGVRVTLRTARYRGAARTEIIDGIRISRGGGRLSVYVWAGLAMVLARIGVGPLRGVKPDVVIDSQNGIPFLARLAYGRRAMVLVHHCHRDQWPVAGRLMSKFGWFVESRLSPRLHRDNQYVTVSLPSARDLVDLGVDASRIAVVRNGVDLAPAASLALPRSVEPRIVVLSRLVPHKQIEDVLDAVALLAPVIPGLRLDVVGGGWWDERLVAHARRLGISSAVSFHGHVDESTKHEVLQRAWVHALPSRKEGWALAVIEAAQHGVPTVGYRSSGGLTDSIVDGVTGLLVDNHRGLVTALETLLTEDVLRDQLGAKAQVRAAEFSWSQSASAMLTVAEAVRDGKFVDGIV from the coding sequence ATGCCAGACCACCCCCAGCAGTCCGCTGGATCTCGCGACGAGATCCGGTCGGTGCTGCTGCTCTGCTGGCGCGATACCGGCCACCCCCAGGGCGGTGGCAGCGAGACGTATCTGCAGCGCATCGGCGCGCAACTGGCCGAGGCCGGGGTACGGGTGACGCTGCGGACCGCCCGCTATCGCGGGGCCGCGCGCACCGAGATCATCGACGGCATTCGGATCAGCCGTGGCGGTGGCCGGCTTTCGGTCTATGTCTGGGCCGGGCTGGCCATGGTGCTGGCCCGCATCGGCGTGGGTCCGCTGCGCGGCGTCAAGCCGGACGTGGTGATCGATTCCCAGAACGGCATCCCGTTTCTGGCCCGGCTGGCGTACGGCCGGCGGGCCATGGTGCTGGTGCACCACTGCCATCGCGACCAGTGGCCGGTTGCCGGGCGGCTGATGAGCAAGTTCGGCTGGTTCGTGGAATCGCGGCTGTCGCCCCGTCTGCATCGGGACAACCAGTACGTGACGGTGTCGCTGCCGTCGGCCCGCGATCTGGTGGACCTGGGCGTCGACGCGTCGCGGATCGCCGTCGTGCGCAACGGGGTCGACCTCGCTCCCGCGGCGTCCCTGGCGCTACCCCGGTCTGTGGAGCCGCGCATCGTGGTGCTGTCGAGGTTGGTGCCGCACAAGCAGATCGAGGACGTGCTCGACGCGGTCGCGCTGCTGGCGCCGGTGATTCCGGGCCTGCGGCTGGACGTCGTCGGCGGCGGTTGGTGGGACGAGCGGCTGGTTGCGCACGCTCGCCGGCTCGGCATCAGTTCCGCGGTGAGCTTTCATGGTCACGTCGACGAGTCCACCAAACACGAAGTGCTGCAACGGGCGTGGGTCCATGCGCTGCCTTCGCGTAAGGAAGGCTGGGCGCTGGCCGTCATCGAGGCCGCGCAGCACGGGGTACCGACGGTCGGCTACCGGTCCTCGGGCGGCCTGACCGACTCGATCGTCGATGGCGTGACGGGCCTGCTGGTCGACAACCACCGTGGTCTGGTCACCGCGCTCGAGACCCTGCTGACCGAGGACGTCCTGCGCGATCAACTGGGTGCCAAGGCTCAGGTCCGGGCCGCCGAATTCTCGTGGTCGCAAAGCGCTTCCGCGATGCTGACCGTCGCCGAGGCGGTCCGGGACGGGAAGTTCGTCGACGGGATCGTGTGA
- a CDS encoding sugar transferase, producing MTLSTFGLARLTDSRTVWQPYYARRVLITDVVTIVVAMLLAQWVRFGGDGYGPSASILYTGYSLVLAGLWLGMLTLHHARSASILGCGIEEYRRVVAASCWTFGVIAIVALLARLEIARGYLALAFPLGTAGLLIGRMLWRHRIRARRQAGECLTSVLAIGDRDAIAVLATELMNDPGDGYVVVGAGIPGVPSARGEVIRIGDRVIPIFGDENDALGALGDRCAADTVALTDAEHFGVAGIQRLTWRLEASDVNLVVSPGLLDVAGARLAMRPVAGMPLLHVEKPQYHGAKSFMKRAFDFGFALAALIGTGPLLVLAAIAIKLTSRGPVFYRSERIGLDGEPFTMIKFRSMVVNADERLDELLPSNEMAGGVMFKMRDDPRVTMVGKVLRRYSIDELPQFINVLKQDMSVVGPRPPLRREVETYNGDIMRKLLVKPGVTGLWQISGRSNLTWDKAVRLDLSYVDNWSMLTDVGIILKTISVVARGEGAY from the coding sequence ATGACACTCTCGACGTTCGGCCTTGCGCGCCTGACTGATTCACGCACGGTATGGCAGCCGTATTACGCGCGTCGCGTGCTGATCACCGACGTTGTGACCATCGTCGTCGCCATGCTGCTCGCGCAGTGGGTCCGATTCGGTGGAGATGGCTACGGCCCGTCGGCCTCCATCCTCTATACCGGGTATTCGTTGGTGCTGGCGGGCCTGTGGCTCGGCATGTTGACTCTGCATCACGCCCGTTCGGCCTCGATCCTGGGCTGTGGCATCGAAGAGTATCGCCGGGTCGTCGCCGCATCCTGCTGGACGTTCGGGGTCATTGCGATCGTGGCCCTGCTCGCGCGACTCGAAATTGCCCGCGGCTACCTTGCGTTGGCATTCCCCTTGGGCACCGCCGGACTGCTGATCGGGCGCATGCTGTGGCGCCACCGGATTCGTGCTCGCCGGCAAGCGGGCGAATGCCTGACGTCTGTTCTCGCCATTGGTGACCGGGACGCCATCGCCGTCCTGGCCACCGAACTCATGAACGATCCCGGCGACGGTTATGTGGTGGTCGGCGCCGGTATCCCGGGCGTACCGAGCGCGCGCGGTGAGGTGATCAGGATCGGGGATCGGGTGATCCCGATCTTTGGCGACGAGAACGATGCCCTCGGCGCGCTCGGCGACCGATGTGCCGCCGACACCGTTGCGCTGACCGACGCCGAACATTTCGGAGTCGCCGGAATCCAGCGGCTCACCTGGCGCCTCGAGGCATCGGACGTCAACTTGGTGGTCTCACCCGGCCTGCTCGACGTGGCGGGCGCACGCCTCGCGATGCGGCCGGTGGCCGGCATGCCGCTGCTGCATGTGGAGAAACCGCAGTATCACGGCGCCAAGAGTTTCATGAAGAGGGCGTTCGACTTCGGCTTCGCCTTGGCGGCGCTCATCGGGACAGGGCCGCTACTCGTGCTCGCGGCCATCGCCATCAAGCTCACGAGTCGTGGCCCGGTGTTCTACCGGTCGGAACGCATCGGACTGGACGGTGAACCGTTCACGATGATCAAGTTCCGCAGCATGGTGGTCAACGCGGATGAGCGCCTCGATGAACTGCTGCCCTCGAACGAGATGGCCGGCGGTGTCATGTTCAAGATGCGTGACGACCCGCGGGTGACGATGGTCGGAAAGGTCCTGCGCCGCTACAGCATCGATGAGCTTCCGCAATTCATCAACGTGCTCAAACAGGACATGAGTGTGGTCGGTCCGCGGCCACCGCTGCGGCGGGAAGTCGAGACCTACAACGGGGACATCATGCGCAAGCTGCTCGTCAAGCCGGGCGTGACGGGACTGTGGCAGATCAGCGGCCGGTCGAACCTGACGTGGGACAAGGCTGTGCGCCTTGATCTTTCGTACGTCGACAACTGGTCGATGCTCACCGACGTCGGGATCATCCTGAAGACCATCAGTGTGGTGGCCCGCGGCGAAGGGGCGTACTGA
- a CDS encoding DUF3068 domain-containing protein, with product MNRAVGLRIAACVLMGLGAALLIAALLLTTYTSGKIAKIPLDIDTTLVSNGTGTALDPASLLGEKFVVNKNVPLVLQRQLSVENPANADVVTLQVGNTVRRTDKQQDNGLLLALVDTVTLNRTTAAAVKGAAGSVQKPRTIEDQNPPTNIALPHTGLSYRFPFSTEKKTYQVFDPIAQKAYDANYEGEEDVNGLSVYKFSQNVGFDADGKLVDPIKFSSLYDKDEDGSVTARAELWGVQAADPTEPVTMQRYYAAARTFWVDPVSGTIVKEKDRGFHYYSRDALKPEVTFADFTVTSNEQTVESQVSAAHGERDRLALWDRILPITFGGLGLVFLVGGVLLAGYSLRSQAALIDPGLDAAGHGFFGRRDTDSGPMPAAEAMTEKLPTQRPTDLPPDRI from the coding sequence TTGAACCGCGCTGTGGGGTTGCGAATCGCGGCATGCGTCTTGATGGGGCTCGGCGCCGCCCTGCTGATTGCTGCACTGCTGTTGACTACTTATACGTCGGGCAAGATCGCCAAGATTCCGCTCGACATCGACACCACGCTGGTCAGTAACGGCACCGGCACCGCGCTGGACCCCGCCTCGCTGCTGGGCGAGAAGTTCGTCGTCAACAAGAACGTCCCGCTGGTGCTGCAGCGCCAGCTCAGCGTCGAGAACCCGGCCAACGCCGACGTCGTGACGCTGCAGGTCGGCAACACCGTGCGCCGCACCGACAAGCAGCAGGACAACGGCCTTCTGCTGGCACTCGTCGACACCGTGACGCTCAACCGCACCACCGCCGCCGCGGTGAAGGGGGCGGCCGGCTCGGTGCAGAAGCCACGGACCATCGAGGACCAGAACCCGCCGACCAACATCGCGCTGCCCCACACCGGGCTGAGCTACCGCTTCCCGTTCAGTACGGAGAAGAAGACCTACCAGGTGTTCGATCCGATTGCACAGAAGGCGTACGACGCCAACTACGAGGGCGAAGAAGACGTCAACGGCCTCTCGGTCTACAAGTTCAGCCAGAACGTCGGCTTCGACGCCGACGGCAAGCTGGTCGATCCGATCAAGTTCTCGTCGCTGTACGACAAGGACGAAGACGGCTCGGTGACCGCCCGTGCCGAGCTGTGGGGCGTGCAGGCCGCCGACCCCACCGAGCCCGTCACCATGCAGCGGTACTACGCCGCAGCGCGGACCTTCTGGGTGGACCCGGTCTCGGGCACCATCGTCAAGGAGAAGGACCGCGGGTTCCACTACTACTCGCGCGATGCCCTCAAGCCTGAGGTGACGTTCGCCGACTTCACCGTCACGTCCAACGAGCAGACGGTCGAGTCACAGGTCTCCGCCGCCCACGGCGAGCGCGACAGGCTGGCCCTGTGGGACCGCATCCTGCCCATCACCTTCGGTGGCCTGGGGCTGGTCTTCCTGGTCGGCGGCGTGCTGCTGGCCGGCTACAGCCTGCGCTCGCAGGCCGCACTGATCGATCCGGGCCTGGATGCTGCGGGCCACGGCTTCTTCGGCCGGCGCGATACCGATTCCGGCCCGATGCCCGCCGCCGAGGCCATGACAGAGAAGCTGCCCACCCAGCGGCCGACCGATCTGCCACCGGACCGGATCTGA
- a CDS encoding acyltransferase family protein: MRACAAMGVVLTHVAFQTANSSGWYGRLFTRFDLAVAVFFALSGFLLWRGHAAAARGLRHRPPTGHYLRSRIVRIMPGYLLAVVVILALLPDAHADLTVWLANLTLTQVYVPLTLTAGLTQMWSLAVEVSFYLVLPLLALLARRLPVDWRVPAIAVLGVASFAWPALPWHLPFGVNQMNWLPALFSWFAAGMLLAELTVMPVGRMHQLARRRWVMAAIAGVGFVIAATPLAGNIGLAPGTVSQVVVKTAMGAVVAGALLAPLVLDAPGTPHRILGSTAMVTLGRWSYGLFIWHLAALAMVFPVIGEFPFNGHMPIVLILTLIFGFAIAAVSYGLIESPCRELLRRWESRHAPSPRDSSITDVPEPAAVG, encoded by the coding sequence ATGCGGGCCTGCGCCGCCATGGGCGTCGTGCTGACCCACGTGGCATTCCAGACGGCCAACAGCAGCGGGTGGTACGGCCGCTTGTTCACCCGTTTCGATCTGGCGGTCGCCGTCTTCTTCGCGCTGTCGGGCTTCCTGTTATGGCGCGGTCACGCCGCCGCCGCGCGGGGTCTGCGGCACCGGCCGCCGACGGGCCACTACCTGCGTTCCCGCATCGTCCGGATCATGCCGGGTTATCTCTTGGCCGTGGTGGTCATCCTGGCGCTGCTGCCCGACGCCCACGCCGATCTCACGGTGTGGCTTGCCAACCTGACCTTGACCCAGGTCTACGTGCCGCTGACCCTGACCGCCGGGCTGACCCAGATGTGGAGCCTGGCCGTCGAGGTCAGTTTCTATCTGGTGCTGCCGCTGCTGGCACTGCTGGCCCGCCGGTTGCCGGTGGATTGGCGCGTGCCCGCCATCGCGGTGCTGGGGGTGGCGAGCTTCGCGTGGCCCGCGCTGCCGTGGCACCTGCCGTTCGGCGTCAACCAGATGAACTGGCTACCGGCGCTGTTCTCGTGGTTCGCCGCCGGCATGCTGCTGGCCGAGCTGACGGTCATGCCGGTCGGACGCATGCATCAGCTCGCCCGCCGCCGGTGGGTCATGGCGGCCATCGCCGGGGTGGGGTTCGTCATCGCGGCAACGCCGCTGGCCGGCAACATCGGGCTGGCGCCGGGTACCGTCAGCCAGGTGGTGGTCAAGACGGCGATGGGCGCCGTGGTTGCCGGGGCGCTGCTGGCGCCGCTCGTGTTGGACGCACCAGGAACGCCGCACCGGATTCTCGGCAGCACCGCAATGGTGACGCTGGGCCGCTGGTCCTATGGGCTGTTCATCTGGCACCTGGCGGCGCTGGCCATGGTGTTCCCGGTGATCGGCGAGTTTCCCTTCAACGGGCACATGCCGATCGTGCTGATCCTGACCTTGATTTTCGGGTTCGCGATCGCCGCCGTCAGCTACGGGCTGATCGAGTCGCCGTGCCGCGAGCTGCTGCGCCGCTGGGAGTCGCGGCACGCTCCGTCGCCGCGGGACAGCTCGATCACCGATGTTCCGGAGCCGGCTGCCGTCGGATAG
- a CDS encoding VOC family protein, producing the protein MSTPKGYHSVTPRMFVSDPQRAVEFLRAVFGAVGEVPPDRPAEIRIGDSLVMVGSPLDRGVFPAFLYIYVDDADQAYQRALAAGATTIEPPMDTPYGDRRAMVRDPFGNVFQIAHRL; encoded by the coding sequence GTGAGTACTCCGAAGGGCTATCACTCGGTGACGCCGCGGATGTTCGTGAGCGACCCGCAGCGCGCCGTCGAGTTTCTGCGCGCGGTCTTCGGCGCCGTCGGCGAGGTGCCGCCAGACCGGCCGGCCGAAATCCGCATCGGCGACTCGCTGGTCATGGTCGGCTCGCCGCTGGACCGGGGCGTCTTCCCGGCCTTCCTCTATATCTATGTCGACGACGCCGACCAGGCCTACCAACGTGCCCTGGCCGCGGGCGCCACCACCATCGAGCCGCCGATGGACACGCCCTACGGTGACCGCCGGGCCATGGTGCGCGATCCGTTCGGGAACGTCTTCCAGATCGCCCATCGGCTCTAG
- a CDS encoding alpha-(1->3)-arabinofuranosyltransferase — protein MVLTFAQSPGRVSPDTKLDLTANPARFLARAANLWSSDLPFGQSQNQAYGYLFPHGAFFLLGDAIGLPGWVTQRLWWALLLVVGFWGVVRVAEALGIGSRSSRVLAAVAFALSPRALTTLGAISSETLPMMLAPWVLLPVILALRGDPRIRQLAARSAAAVALMGAVNAVATLTGCLAAIVWWAGHRPNRRWWRFTAWWFGCTLLAIVWWAVALVLLGRISPPFLDFIESSGVTTQWLSLTEVLRGTYGWTAFVATNATAGSSLVTGSVAVLATTLVAAGGMAGLAMRSMPARGRLISMLLLGLLLLAVAYSGGLGSPIAHQVQTFLDAAGTPLRNVHKLEPVLRLPLALGLAHVLGRIPLPGTAPCREWINAFAHLERDKRMAVAVVLLTALAAGTSLAWTGRLAAPGAYRAIPQYWHQTADWLDAHNAETPGRVLVAPGAPFANQVWGNTHDEPLQVLEHGAWGVRDSIPLTPPATIRALDSVQRLFATGRPSAGLADTLARQGISFVVVRNDLDPDNSRSARPLLVHRAIDGSPGLTKVAQFGDPVGAGTLDGFVSDSGLRPRYPAVEIYRVAGTTPTQPYLADADTMARVDGGPESLLRIDERRRLMGRKPLGPMILTQDAQQAGLPVPEVTVTDTPLVRETDYGRVDDHSSAVRAPDDPRRTFNRVMDYPSPGATPAYGAWPGGRITTSSSSSDSTALPNVATAAGPAAAIDGDSSTSWVSSSLQTAVGQWLQVDFDHPVTNATITLTPSATAVGAQVRRIEVATANGTSTIRFDQPGKPLTAALPYGETSWVRFTATGTDDGSPGVQFGITDFSVTQYDASGFAHAVSLRHTVDVPGPPAGSAVAQWDLGNDQLGRPGCAEGPNGVRCAATMAQSPEEPVNMSRTLTVPTPMAVVPTVWVQARQGPHLADLVSQPGTTRATGDSDVIDIAGSAYAATDGDPRTAWVAPQGIVQFRNGANLTVHLPTPTTVSALRLVPSASELPAHPTVVAVDLGTGPQVRRIGDGPQTLQLTPAKTDTIKLSILDWHDLIDRTALGFDQVKPPGLAEVTALDDHGAPIAPADAAANRRRAITLPCGRGPIVAIAGQFLQTSVHTTVGALLDGEPIAAQPCQSEPLQLPAGKQELLINPGANFTVVGARLTGPLAAHIHSAGTTPTQLKTWTSDHREVDVAPSPVQRVLVVPESVNPGWTAHTAGGAMLTPVTINGWQQGWVLPAGTAGIVTLTFALNTPYRIGLFGGLTLLPLLALLALLPMRRPVDDEPTDTWQPHPAVVGVALIGFGFLVAGWAGLATMVAAIGIRYLLKSRVRWLDGWTVVASAAGLIGAGAVLSAYPWRSVDGYVGHSPWVQFLALISVAALATSLWDAPKRSSD, from the coding sequence CTGGTCCTGACGTTCGCCCAGTCACCGGGCCGGGTCTCGCCCGACACCAAACTCGATCTCACCGCCAACCCCGCGCGCTTCCTCGCGCGGGCGGCCAACCTGTGGAGCAGCGACCTCCCCTTCGGGCAGTCGCAGAACCAGGCCTACGGCTACCTCTTCCCGCACGGCGCGTTCTTCCTCCTCGGTGACGCCATCGGCCTGCCCGGCTGGGTGACCCAACGACTGTGGTGGGCCTTGCTGCTGGTCGTCGGGTTCTGGGGCGTGGTGCGCGTCGCCGAAGCGCTCGGCATCGGCAGCCGCTCGTCCCGCGTCCTCGCCGCGGTGGCATTCGCCCTGTCGCCACGCGCGCTGACGACGCTGGGCGCGATCTCGTCCGAGACGCTGCCCATGATGCTGGCGCCGTGGGTGCTGTTGCCGGTGATCCTGGCGCTGCGCGGGGACCCGAGAATTCGGCAGCTGGCCGCGCGCTCGGCCGCCGCCGTCGCGCTGATGGGCGCCGTCAACGCCGTCGCCACGTTGACGGGCTGCCTCGCCGCGATCGTCTGGTGGGCCGGGCACCGGCCCAACCGGCGGTGGTGGCGCTTCACGGCATGGTGGTTCGGCTGCACGCTGCTCGCCATCGTGTGGTGGGCGGTGGCGCTGGTGCTGCTCGGCCGGATCAGCCCGCCGTTCCTGGACTTCATCGAATCGTCGGGGGTCACGACCCAATGGCTGTCGCTGACCGAGGTGCTGCGCGGCACCTACGGCTGGACGGCGTTCGTCGCGACCAACGCGACGGCAGGTTCGTCACTGGTCACCGGTTCGGTGGCGGTGCTCGCCACGACCCTGGTGGCGGCGGGCGGCATGGCCGGTCTGGCGATGCGCAGCATGCCGGCCCGCGGCCGGCTGATCTCGATGCTGCTACTCGGCCTCCTGCTCCTGGCGGTCGCGTACTCGGGTGGCCTGGGCTCCCCCATCGCGCACCAGGTGCAGACCTTCCTCGACGCCGCCGGCACCCCGCTGCGCAACGTGCACAAGCTCGAGCCCGTGTTGCGGCTGCCGCTGGCGCTGGGCCTGGCCCACGTGCTGGGCCGGATTCCGCTGCCGGGCACGGCACCGTGCCGGGAATGGATCAACGCGTTCGCCCACCTCGAGCGGGACAAGAGGATGGCCGTGGCAGTGGTGCTGCTGACCGCGCTGGCCGCGGGGACATCGCTGGCGTGGACGGGCCGCCTGGCCGCGCCGGGCGCCTATCGCGCCATTCCGCAGTACTGGCACCAGACCGCGGACTGGCTCGACGCACACAACGCCGAGACACCGGGCCGGGTGCTGGTCGCACCGGGCGCGCCGTTCGCCAATCAGGTCTGGGGCAACACGCACGACGAGCCGCTGCAGGTACTGGAGCACGGCGCCTGGGGTGTGCGCGACTCGATTCCACTGACCCCGCCCGCAACCATCCGCGCCCTGGACTCCGTACAGCGCCTGTTCGCCACCGGGCGGCCATCCGCGGGATTGGCCGATACCCTTGCCCGCCAAGGCATCTCGTTCGTCGTGGTGCGCAATGACCTGGACCCCGACAACTCGCGGTCCGCCCGGCCGCTGCTGGTACACCGGGCCATCGACGGATCCCCCGGCCTGACGAAGGTGGCCCAGTTCGGCGACCCGGTCGGCGCAGGCACGCTGGACGGCTTCGTCTCCGACAGCGGCCTGCGGCCGCGCTACCCCGCGGTCGAGATCTACCGGGTGGCGGGCACGACCCCGACCCAGCCCTACCTGGCCGACGCCGACACCATGGCCCGCGTCGACGGCGGGCCCGAATCCCTGCTGCGAATCGACGAGCGCCGGCGCCTCATGGGACGAAAACCACTGGGCCCCATGATCTTGACTCAGGACGCACAGCAGGCCGGGCTGCCGGTGCCCGAGGTCACCGTCACCGACACCCCGCTGGTCCGCGAGACCGATTACGGGCGCGTCGACGACCACTCGTCGGCGGTGCGCGCGCCCGACGATCCGCGACGCACCTTCAACCGCGTCATGGACTACCCCAGCCCCGGCGCCACTCCCGCGTACGGCGCGTGGCCGGGCGGACGGATCACCACCTCGAGTTCGTCGTCCGATTCGACTGCGCTACCCAACGTGGCGACGGCAGCCGGGCCGGCCGCCGCGATCGACGGCGACTCTTCGACCAGCTGGGTGTCCAGCTCGCTGCAAACCGCTGTGGGGCAATGGCTTCAGGTCGACTTCGACCATCCGGTGACCAACGCGACCATCACCCTGACGCCCAGCGCCACCGCCGTCGGGGCTCAGGTGCGCCGCATCGAGGTGGCAACAGCCAACGGCACCAGCACAATTCGCTTCGACCAGCCGGGCAAGCCGCTGACGGCCGCCCTGCCCTACGGCGAGACCTCATGGGTCCGGTTCACCGCGACCGGCACCGACGACGGGTCCCCCGGCGTGCAGTTCGGCATCACCGACTTCTCCGTGACGCAGTACGACGCGTCCGGCTTCGCCCATGCGGTGAGCCTGCGGCACACCGTCGACGTACCCGGTCCGCCCGCGGGATCGGCTGTCGCGCAATGGGATCTGGGCAACGACCAGCTGGGCCGGCCCGGCTGCGCCGAGGGACCGAACGGGGTCCGGTGCGCCGCCACCATGGCCCAGTCGCCCGAAGAACCCGTGAACATGAGCCGCACCCTCACCGTGCCGACGCCCATGGCCGTCGTGCCGACGGTGTGGGTGCAGGCCAGGCAGGGCCCGCACCTGGCAGACCTGGTGAGCCAGCCCGGCACCACCCGGGCGACCGGCGACTCAGACGTCATCGACATCGCGGGCTCGGCCTACGCCGCCACCGACGGCGACCCGCGCACTGCCTGGGTGGCCCCGCAGGGCATCGTGCAATTCCGCAACGGCGCCAACCTGACCGTGCACCTGCCGACCCCGACGACCGTCAGCGCCCTGCGGCTCGTGCCCAGCGCCTCCGAACTGCCGGCGCATCCGACCGTCGTCGCCGTCGACCTGGGCACCGGGCCGCAGGTGCGACGGATCGGCGACGGACCACAGACCCTGCAGCTGACGCCCGCGAAGACCGACACCATCAAGCTGTCGATCCTCGACTGGCACGACCTGATCGACCGCACCGCACTGGGATTCGACCAGGTGAAGCCGCCTGGTCTGGCCGAGGTCACCGCCCTCGACGACCACGGCGCACCGATCGCGCCCGCCGATGCCGCCGCCAACCGGCGGCGCGCCATCACGCTGCCCTGTGGCCGGGGTCCGATCGTCGCGATCGCCGGCCAGTTCCTGCAGACCTCGGTGCACACCACCGTCGGCGCGCTGCTGGACGGCGAACCGATCGCGGCCCAGCCGTGCCAGTCCGAGCCGCTGCAACTGCCGGCCGGGAAGCAAGAGCTCCTCATCAACCCGGGCGCGAACTTCACCGTCGTCGGCGCCCGCCTGACCGGCCCGCTCGCGGCCCACATCCACAGCGCCGGGACGACTCCCACGCAGCTGAAGACGTGGACCTCCGATCACCGCGAGGTGGACGTGGCCCCGTCGCCCGTACAGCGGGTGCTCGTGGTCCCCGAAAGCGTCAACCCCGGCTGGACCGCCCACACCGCGGGCGGCGCCATGCTCACCCCGGTGACCATCAACGGGTGGCAACAGGGCTGGGTGCTGCCGGCCGGCACCGCGGGCATCGTCACGCTGACGTTCGCGCTGAACACCCCCTACCGGATCGGGCTGTTCGGCGGGCTCACGCTCCTCCCGCTGCTGGCGCTGTTGGCGCTGCTGCCGATGCGGCGCCCCGTCGATGACGAGCCGACGGACACCTGGCAGCCGCATCCTGCGGTCGTGGGCGTGGCCCTCATCGGCTTCGGGTTCCTGGTGGCCGGGTGGGCGGGCCTGGCGACCATGGTGGCGGCCATCGGCATCCGGTATCTGCTGAAGTCACGGGTGCGGTGGCTCGACGGGTGGACCGTCGTCGCCTCGGCGGCCGGCCTGATCGGCGCGGGCGCGGTACTCAGCGCGTACCCGTGGCGCTCGGTGGACGGCTACGTCGGGCATTCGCCGTGGGTGCAGTTCCTGGCGCTCATCTCGGTGGCCGCGTTGGCCACCTCGCTGTGGGACGCGCCGAAGCGGTCCTCTGACTAG
- a CDS encoding DUF2613 domain-containing protein has product MDRFLVPAGASIVVGLLLGAAAVFGTTLMLEQNTKPTLQSGDPASSVLNRVEYGNRS; this is encoded by the coding sequence ATGGACCGCTTCCTCGTGCCCGCCGGAGCCAGCATCGTGGTCGGTCTCTTGCTCGGCGCCGCAGCGGTCTTCGGCACCACGCTGATGCTGGAGCAGAACACCAAGCCGACGCTGCAATCGGGCGATCCAGCGTCATCGGTGCTCAACCGGGTCGAATACGGCAACCGCAGCTGA